ATAGTGGTAAGATTTTAAAACTGTGCGAATTATTGAACTCATTTACTAATGGCAACACTTCAACAGACAAGTTCGCATTTTCCCAACAagtataactttttaattttttgtgaaTCCAGGGATAAAATTCGTATTTTATGTTAGCAAATCCCTGTATTTATTATCTGTTTCTTTAGATTTAGTTTTCTCAATTTGCATCATCATATTTGGTTAGGCACTTACCGTTATCTTGATGGTATTCCTATTAATCACAGATcctacatttatattttattatctgaTTACCTTACCTATCATGCTATTCACTTTGCAGGTAGTCTCATCGTGGATCAAGAAGGTAGCATGCCTGCATCAACTACCAGACCACCAAATTGCTGTAACATCTGCCACGGTATTGACTTATGGATCTTATGGCCTCGGAGTAAGTTCTTCCATTTGTTAATCCTGTACTGTTTGATTTTCTTGGTCTATAATAagatgagaaataaaaaaaaaagtcgtaTGAGGATTTCTCTTAATTTGCTTGGATGTGATTATTAAACTTTTTCACATATCTAAAGCTTGCTTTCTCCTTTTTTTACTTTCAACAATGTTTAGGTTCACAGTTCAGGTTCTGACATTGATGCTTTGTGTGTTGCTCCTTTCTTTGCGTCAATTGCCGTAAGTTAATTGTGTTTCTCTTGTTTATCATTCCCTTAGGCTCAGTAACATTTGCCTTAATTTTTACTGTGATCTATACAGGAAGACTTTTTTATTGTGTTGCACGACATGCTTAAAAGAAGACCTGAAGTATCATATATTCACTGTGTCAAGAGTGCAAAAGTCCCTTTAATGCGATTTAAATTTGAAGGGGTTTCCATTGATCTTCCATATGCTCGGCTTAACGTACTATATGTTCCCGAGGTCAGTGTGAGGAAACATGATGTAGTTCTCAAAATGTGAAAATTCATTGACAAATGTTAGGAGTTTTGCATGTGTGGAGACCTTTTCCAATCATTATGCTCAATATTCCGTCAAACTAATGTCATTGCCTCTTTGCGTTATGcattaaaccatttttatgGTAAACAAACAATGGCGTTTATTTTGCAGAATGTTGATATATTAAATCCGTTTTTCATGAGGAATATTGATGATACCAGCTGGAAAAGTTTGTCTGGGGTGCGAGCAAATAAATACATTCTTCATCTAGTTCCTAATATAGAGGTAAGGTGCACaccaataatttcttttcttagtAAAAGAGAATGGCTAGATCATAAGCAATTGGACAATTATCTTGATGATCCAAAGGATGtgaaatatattgatttttgttgacgTTCTTTGAGTTGAGGATAGGCACTAAGTTCCCTTTATATTTGGTTCCATGCAAGTGGGGGTAGTTTTGCTTTATTGTTCTTGTGCATTATCGTCTCTTTAATGCACCTCTCATGTATTACAGAAATTTCAATGCATTCTACGATGTCTTAAACTGTGGGCAAAAAGGCGAGGAGTTTATGGAACTGTAAGTGCATTTGTACTTTCAAGTAATGGTTGCTTTCATAACTCTGTGCCTGAACTTTAATTTTATGCTTAACATGAAGTAATATTTTTCTGTACAGTTGCTTGGTTATTTGGGAGGAGTTCATATGACAGTTCTTGCAGCATATGTTTTTCTGAGACACCCTGATGCCACCTTAAACGCTCTAATTATGCACTTTTTTCAAACATTTGCGTTTTGGCCCTGGCCTACTCCAGTGATGTTGCAGGAAGGAATGTTAACAGTTATAGACGGGATAGAGACACGGTCCTACATGCCTATATTTCTGCCATCTAGCCGTTATGAGCATTGTCATACAAGTATTACTAAAAGCACTTTCTTTCGGATCAGGAGTGAGTTTCTTCGGGGACACGAAATGACAAAGGTATGTTGCGTTGCTTAAACCACCTAGGTCTCCTTTTGATATACATTTTACTTACCTGTGTTATTATACACATTTTCCAGAGTGACTTACTTGTATTATTAAACACATTTTCTAGGGTGACTTAATCATAATGTTCTGTGTGGTAGAACCCACACGGTTTATATGGCTGCTAGTTCTTAAGAATTCTTCGAtacaaaatataactaaaagaaCTTTGTATTGGACCAGGACTAAGTTTCTTTACGGACATAACATGACAAGGGAATGTTCTGTAGTTTAAGCTAGGTGTCTTTTTGGTATAAATTTTACCGGAATAATATTTTCACTTGTTGTATGACTGGCAGTAGATATATAGTCGTTCACTTTATCTCATATGTGGGTTATATattagaaagaataaaatacttactgaaacatttaaataataataaatttagttaaaatcaACATAACACTCTAGAATATCAACTTGTAGTTTACACTGCCTTCACTTGTTGTATGACCTCTAAGGGTGAAGAAATATACTTATGACAACTTATATTCTTCTGTGTAATATAAAGTatattagtaaaagaaattcaaagCTAAAAATATCAATTCATGATATTTTTCCCCAAACAAACTATGCAACTTTGATATTCTATTGTACTTGGATATGCAAGAGTAAGGGCTCGCCCTTTTTAAGCTGAAAAcgataaataataactaaaagcACTTTGTACTAGATCAGGACTAACTCTATTCGTGGACATAATGCGGCAAGTGTATGTTGTGTTGCTTAACATAGATCTCTTTTTGGCATGCATGTTTCTTACCTGtgttgttatttatattttatcccGAGCGACTTAATCACAATGCACTGTGTATCAAACGACTTTCTTCTTCGTCGATAACCATAATTGAGGTTGATGCTCCTATTTAAATGAGTCTCTCATTTTCTGTATATGGCTGGATTGAAGGATATTTTGAAGCCAGATTTCCTCTGGGATAATGTATTCGAGCCTTTTCCTTACACAGAAAGATACTCCCGGTTTCTCAAAATTTGTCTCTCTTCTCCTAACCATTATGCACTCGTAGAATGGGTTGGCTGGGTAAAGTCACGCTTTCGAGGTCTTCTTCTGCATGTAAGTAGCTCAAATGGTAAATTTGGATTTTGATATAATTACATTCACTTTTACTTTAGAAGTGACTATGATCCATACCATTCATTATAATCACACTAGAGATGCTTCactatttatttctaaatattttcctGTTATGTCACATGATGCTTTCCATTTAAACCATAATTATATTAAGGTCACTTTTATGGGCTTggcataaatatttatgtagTAAAAATATCCTCTGctgcttttaattttaatgttactTTTGGGAACCTCAGTCATAATCATGGATCAATCAGGAATGAATTTTGTTGTCATTTCCTCATATAGCTTTGTTTGCTGCAGCTGGAGGctactcaaggattttgtgaccCTAACCCTACAGAATATGTTGATAGTGAGAAAACGGAGCCAAATGTAATTTTCTATTGGGGtttgaaatctaacaaaaataatttcctGGACATCGATTCGGTAAAGGGGgagtttatgaaaattataaagaatGGCTACGAAGGTTCTCCTGGGAGGATGGAGATGTCCATCCTGTTAGCTTCTCAGCTGCCAAATTGATGATAAGAAAAGGAATCCGGTCTTCCATTGCCTTGTTTGCAATGTATCACCAGTTCCAGTGAGGATTATAGTGGCTagatctattttattttgatttatctgCTATCTTGATGTACTATAGACGTGTATATTCTTGTTCCACTTTCTCCACTTCTTTTGGTCTTCTAACTTCTGTAGGAGCATAGGTTTACTTAGGATCAGCAAAAGGATGAGCAGTCTTTTAGTCTTGCAGTAGATAAcagaaatttttgaaaactcaAAAGAGTTACAAGGGATTGGACATGTAAAGTGAATAAaccttctttttcctttcaaaatatAGAATTAGATAAATCAATGATTAGTTTGAACTTGGAAATTTATCACTTGCTTGTTTAGTCATAGTATTTCAAGATACTAAGAATTTTAAGACAGATCAATAATATAGctgtaaaagaattaaaacatcatatttacatgtttttatgCCATTAATTCTTAATACAGAGTTTGATAAGTGAGCTATTTATATTTGGCATGTCAGTAATATGAAATTCTCTACTCTGTGGTCACATTTCAccttattttattgatttattttctcattatgttatatttcctttaaactattttaatagtTTCCGCTACTGTTTGAATATAATGTTTcgtttattatatttaagttgtttttaCATTCTAATATAAATCTAACTAAAAATGTTAGAACAGATATTAAAGGATaagataaaaagtattttttgacACGTAACtatctttattcattaattagaATTCATTATCAACTCATTAGTTGAATGTTTACCCATTATAATTATGAGAATTAATTGCGATAGAGATTTTACCAGTTcctttgtttgttttaatttttcacaaatatttttgacaatataatatatgtattgatcattttattttctatattgtgaaatattaaagtgaaaattattttttaattaaataaaataaacatttttaatccCTATCATACATAAATTAATCATTCTATTTTctgtaatataaaaatcaatttatcaaCTCGTTTTGGTATGAAAGCTCAGAAGAACATCTTTGCGTAGACGGTCATCAATGTGGTTTAatgcatattttatatttatattgcgtcactaattaaatatattttgttatgaatTGTTAACTCATCATtgaatattatctaaatataacaaatttatttgttgttttctttaacTCATTTCACTCAGTAACTTCTTATAAACTCCAAATTCCATTACTTCAACCATGTAGTGCTTGTCTTTTGCGATATGTTCATGAATCATCAAAGAATTATATTTCCCAGTCAAATTTctcaaaaatcaatttacaattaTTCTTTAGATACGATATGTATTTCAAACTGTATATATAAAAGACAGTCACCAGTGGATCCGTGGCGCAATGGTAGCGCGTCTGACTCCAGATCAGAAGGTTGCGTGTTCGATTCACGTCGGGTTCAATTCccgttttatattttataattattttccttttttaataacatttcctcttatacattatttttttatattcaattttaatttttgggttaaatatgtttttagttcctatactttagaggttttagtcttttttatcaattctttttaattttatttattgtttcaagtacgtttcttagttaacattgaagcaaaaatgtgttaaacagtctaaacaattcaaatgctataatgaaacgtgtttgaaacaacaaataaagttaaaaacaattgataaaaaagactaaaaccagagttttctagagttgaaagactaaattgtaacatagtttgaaaatggactaaaaccaaaatcatcccaaaatatagggacaaAAAAATTTTTAAcccttaatttttttacatacctgaaataataattacatcTTTTTTCAAACTGGATCCCCAAATTACACAGGTAGAAATAATCATTGTAAGATGATTACTTATCGATTGTCTTCACGGTGAACCACGAACGGAGTTTCTTTATGCTTTAGGAAATTTTAGTccttctgatttttttttatataaagaaaatttaatatataaataaaaaattcttttaattttattaaatttcatgtgTTTAACTTTCTCAAATCCGTATACATTTATAAAAGTTGAACATCCTGTGATGAACCAAATGATTTTGAAGTTATTGCAATGCCCAATGCAACTtgatttatttactaaaatcgACTCTTTATTtgtatcatttaaaatattttttattttaataaataacttgATTTTAAATCGTtttggacaaaaaaaaaatacccgtcacttattttttattttttggtcgCAATAAAAGTTTATGATTATCAGAAAgcagaaattaattattatatcttGTTGTGCCATTATATTAAAAGGATACGGAGAAGAattattgtaagaaaataaagtgTATAGATATCAAAGCTATTGGAAATTATTGAGTTGTGTGTTTCTTATGATGATAGTGTGATAAAATTGGACggtccaatttttttttatgatttaatgtGCAACTTTTTTAATATGAGCGACTAACATATTAtcatatcataattttaaaatgaatttggaaTTTCACTTCCAGCACCCACCGTCCAGAGGAccataaagaaattatttaatattgacTATAAACATACTCAGTAAATATCGTATGTGGATCCGTGGCGCAATGGTAGCGCGTCTGACTCCAGATCAGAAGGTTGCGTGTTCGATTCACGTCGGGTTCAatcctctaatttttttttatctttaaagatttttttacatttactcATGCTAATGCTCTCTAATTATGAATAGCAAAATTTTCATTTGCGAAAGACAAATAAATCTTCATAAACATCTAGATGATTttgtttacaaattaaaataatttttcatagaacttaatgtaatatataaactaaatttgacTTCTAAAAGAGTAAACACTATCACACCATTCTAGTATTAAATTAAGCACAAAATAGATACATGATgaatttaattgtaaataaatttaattagtgttttttttacGATATCTTTACaaatcactttttatttaattgcaaatatacttttattaattttttatttataatgaataaaatgaaggataatgatattttgacaatactttttgataactttttttacaacggaacacgtgtcatcatttaattgatctatttgaatttatgtttaaaaaatatttaaaacggatcaatcacaagctgacacgtatacgttgtcaaaaagttgttaaaaaagtgttgttaaaagaaatttttcctAAAATGAAATAGTATTAATCCAACTTTTTGTTTACTTTGGTTATTATTGAAGTTGAGAATACATAATCAGTGCACCCTCCATGGTAGAGTTTAATGTTATGTATTAAAgtttctctcttttattgaaacaatAATTCCATGCAAACAACACGAGAATAGCTTAAATGTGTTAGAACTAACAAGAAATGAAAGTCTGTAGCAGACGAAAATGTCGGTTATTCTTGTTAACTAGCACATGTCTTTGGTGCCTACTTCATGATTCGGCTTCGATCTtagaaaaacagagaaacatGGGGCTGCTTTGTTTTAATGAATGAAATCTGGTAGCAAAACAGTGGTCGtgtctctcttctttctttagTTCCAAGAGAATGGTTCAATGAAAGCATCCTCTAGAAAGTTCTCAACTTTGGCTTCTTGTGGTAAAGCAGGGGACACAAAAGAAGACGTGGCATTCACCATAAAAGCCAAGAGAATAAGACACCCGTGAACCATTGCCTAAGTCACTTTAAACATTTCAATAGCATTGAGGGTCCAACAAccttatttttgtgttgtttaacttataaaatcttttttacATGTACAAATCTTCTTCCAATGTGGTTTCTTTATATACAAGATCTTGAATACAAAACTTGTGATCACATCTTTATGTAGAAGAAAACTCTGTCAACCACAATAAAGTTTGCTTGTAGAAGCCTGTTGTTTTACACTAAAATT
Above is a genomic segment from Vigna radiata var. radiata cultivar VC1973A chromosome 10, Vradiata_ver6, whole genome shotgun sequence containing:
- the LOC106775383 gene encoding nuclear poly(A) polymerase 3 isoform X2, coding for MQNAAIKSVNVSSLKTGSAQQKKSKKTDRRSNFGKRFLSSCMEFQSPTSRPTRSDVVLNHHPPFPIIHQFLLPPPPLPTPSTVLLPVPFNPSLFFTMDNQRSISLLQFMVDEGLVPSVEEEDKRKSVIRKLKQVVSSWIKKVACLHQLPDHQIAVTSATVLTYGSYGLGVHSSGSDIDALCVAPFFASIAEDFFIVLHDMLKRRPEVSYIHCVKSAKVPLMRFKFEGVSIDLPYARLNVLYVPENVDILNPFFMRNIDDTSWKSLSGVRANKYILHLVPNIEKFQCILRCLKLWAKRRGVYGTLLGYLGGVHMTVLAAYVFLRHPDATLNALIMHFFQTFAFWPWPTPVMLQEGMLTVIDGIETRSYMPIFLPSSRYEHCHTSITKSTFFRIRSEFLRGHEMTKKDTPGFSKFVSLLLTIMHS
- the LOC106775383 gene encoding nuclear poly(A) polymerase 3 isoform X1, with the protein product MQNAAIKSVNVSSLKTGSAQQKKSKKTDRRSNFGKRFLSSCMEFQSPTSRPTRSDVVLNHHPPFPIIHQFLLPPPPLPTPSTVLLPVPFNPSLFFTMDNQRSISLLQFMVDEGLVPSVEEEDKRKSVIRKLKQVVSSWIKKVACLHQLPDHQIAVTSATVLTYGSYGLGVHSSGSDIDALCVAPFFASIAEDFFIVLHDMLKRRPEVSYIHCVKSAKVPLMRFKFEGVSIDLPYARLNVLYVPENVDILNPFFMRNIDDTSWKSLSGVRANKYILHLVPNIEKFQCILRCLKLWAKRRGVYGTLLGYLGGVHMTVLAAYVFLRHPDATLNALIMHFFQTFAFWPWPTPVMLQEGMLTVIDGIETRSYMPIFLPSSRYEHCHTSITKSTFFRIRSEFLRGHEMTKDILKPDFLWDNVFEPFPYTERYSRFLKICLSSPNHYALVEWVGWVKSRFRGLLLHLEATQGFCDPNPTEYVDSEKTEPNVIFYWGLKSNKNNFLDIDSVKGEFMKIIKNGYEGSPGRMEMSILLASQLPN